Below is a genomic region from Ancylomarina subtilis.
TCTCCATAGCCTTATTCTGGGTAATAATTAAGGCATCGATGTAATTCTTTTGACTTTGACGATCGTAAACATTCAGCTTATATCCCTTGATTGTTTTCTTAAAAATCCCCTGATGCAAATCGTTTAGCATATTTGCAACCGTATAAGCTTTATTACCATTTACAGCTTCGTTTTCAAGCATTCTAAGCAACCTTTCTTTCTGTAAAAGCGAATAAAAAATTCGAGCATGTAGATCACGGAATAATGTAGTCGGTGCATATTCAATATCTCCAATTGGAGATTCCTTAATAGGATAGGTTTTCTTATAAATTTCAGATTTTGTCAACCATTCAGGAATATCAATGACTTCATCAATTAAATATTTAATGGCATCCTTTTGTTTAGCTTTCTCTACATGGGTATAAGCTGCTTTTTGCTCTCCATATACCGGCTGATCAAGATATATACCACCAACATTGGTAACCACATGATTGGCATAAGTAAACCACTGTCCAATGATTCCCATCATCATCTTACCAGCTTTCTCATAATCCTGACCTTCTTCATAAGTCCAGTTCTCAACCTGTGGGACAATGCGTTTCAAATTCTTCAAACCATAACGACTTGCTTTCATTGAATTATCTCCCAAATCTTCACTTTGAGCCGATGGATCAATCGTATTCTTTCCATCCTGCTGCGGACCATAATGGTATAATGGATCCGTTTCATGTTTACGGATCATAACCGATTGATCATTCAATTCATCCCATGGATTTGTTTTATTGTTCCATTTGTAAGCCCATCCAATTGCGAAAATATCATACACGCCAATTTGTGGGGTAATATTTTCAACGCCATCTTCTGGTTGCGCCACATAATTAAAACGAGCATAATCCATGATGGATGGAGCTGTTCCGCCCATTCTCTCAGTATAGGTTTTCGATCGCAATGAGTCAACAGGGTACGCGTATGAGGCTCCCATATTATGCATTAAACCCAGCGTATGACCAACTTCATGAGAAGACACAAAACGAATGGCATGTGCCATATGCTCATTCTCGAATTTATTAGCTCTTGCCTTTGGATCAATCGCACCGGTTTGAATTCTTATCCACGATTGCAAAGCCGTCATCACATTGTGCCACCAAATAATATCGGCTTCAATAATCTCTCCTGAACGAGGATCAACCACTGAAGGTCCCATTGCATTTGCCTGACTCGAAGCCGCATAAGTCACCATAGAGTAACGCACATCATCGCCATCAAAATCAGGATCGTTAATTGGTGCATCTTTAGCAATAATGGCATTTTTAAAACCGGCCTGTTCAAATGCAACTTGCCAATCATTAATCCCGTCTTTAATAGCCTGACGCCATTGTTTAGGAGTCGATGGATCGATATAATAAACGATTTGCTTTTGTGGCTCGACCAATTCACCTGCCAGATATTTTTCAACATCTTCCTTTTTAGGCTCTAACCGCCAACGATTCACCAATTCACGATTCTCCAGGGCTTGCTGATCATCGTTAAAATAAAAATGCTTTGTTGAAAAGAAACCTACTCTTTTGTCTGCAAATCGAGGTTTCATTGGTTTTTCGTTCAATAAAACGATGTTTGATGTAACTTCGATTGAAACCGTAATTCCCTCAGCCTTTGTTGTCAATAATGATTTGATGATGGCATTTTCAGGAAAGGATTTCACCTCGTTAATCTTTGAAAGCTTACTAACTGCCGAACCTGGCATCCCTAGAATTCCAAAAAGATCATTCAGACTTTTTTCGGATCCATCAAAAACCTTATTCACCTTAAAAACATAAGAGGTTGAATCTTTTCCCAAACAAGCTAAATCAAAGCTCTCTCTGATAGATGAAATGTAATTATCTTCGAATGACTTTGTAATTGCATCGCCTTCTTTACTTGAATAGGCTGCCTTATATGTTTTTACCCATACTTTTTTAAGAATCGTATCCAATTCAAACTTGATTAATAAGTTTTGATAGTTGATTCCTTTATTAAATCCCAACTCATTAATCTCAGTGGGTACTTTCGATATTTTATTCACCAATAAAAAATCACGTCCCAATAGACTTTTATCCAATTCAAAAAAATAATCTTTCTTTACTCGATGAATATCGATAACACCCTTCTGGCTTATTGCATCAGAAGTAATAACCTCATCGTATTTCTTAAGAGTTGATTTTTTCTCTTCAGTTACCTTTGCATCCTCATTGTCGGCTTTTTTATTTTTTTTCTTTAAAAATTTTAAAATACCGGTTTCAGATTGTTCCTGGTTTAAAATAGTAGCGTGCGTTTGCTCCTGCATCCCTCCAAGAATACAAGTCGTCATTATTGCTACGGCTAATGTCTTTTTAAGTGTGTGTGTGTTTAAGCTCATTCAGTGTGTGTGTTCTTTTGCAAAGGCTGACACAAAAGATAATTGCAAAAACAAATATCTTTTGCGTATAACATGCCTGTGCAGGATCTAACCGTTTACTAACCAAAATTTATTTTCGATCCATTTGAAGAGGATCTGAAACAAAAATCATTTTTTTGTAATTAGCAATAAAAAGGAAGGGTGTGAATCAGGAAAATTGAAGAGTGAATCGTAAAAAAGAGAGAATGAACAAAATGCACCCCTCCGAACAGACGCGCATAATCATCCCAATTCAAGCATTCATATAATGATGGAATGCTTAATTTATAAAACCCTGAAACACAACAACTACACTAAACTACTGGGCAAGACTTAAGAGATAAGAGGAAGTCGAACAACAAACAGATTTCCCTCTACACCATATTTAGGCTGCTCTTTACCTAAAAAGGCATATAAGGCATTTAAAGTTTTGAGTCCTGTACCCGTACTCGCCCCAACATCGGAACGCAATTGGTAGGTATTGGCCACAACCAATTCGTCATTCTCAATTCGCATCGTAATCAGAAGCGGTTTTTCTGAGGTGACGATATTGTGCTTTATCGCATTCTCAACAAGTGACTGTAAACTGACAGATGGCAGCCTGGAACTCATATAACGATCAGGAATATCGCAGTCTAAACTCAAATTTTCACCAAACCGAATTTTCTGAAGAAAAATATAATGCTTCATAAAGTCTAGCTCCTGTTTTAAATCGATCAGACTTGAATTGTTTTGATCCAACAGATAACGGTAAACTTTTGACAATTTGAGTACAAACTTGCGAGCTAATCTGGGCTCTGTTTCAACCAAAGCATATAACGAGTTAAGTGAGTTAAAAAGAAAATGAGGATTGATTTGATTTTTGATATTCTTCAGTTGTGCCTTTACCTTTTCCTCTTCTTCTTGATTCGCACGCTTTCTCAACTCAACCGTTTCGCTGATATCAAATCGGAAACTTGAAAACCCAATTACAATATTGTCTTCATCAAAAATGGCATTAAATATTTGCTGATAATGCTGCTGATTTCTCTCATATTCAATCAAAAAATGTTCACCTTGAATCGCTCTCTCAAAAGATTTCCGCATTAACTCACGAACATCTGCCCTATATACTTCTAAAGCATTATCTCCTGGCACGACACGAACGCCTTCCTTTTCAAGGATATCTTTTTGATATACCGAATTGAAACTCGTATAATGAAAATCACGATCTACTGAAAAAATCATAATTTGATCTGTGCTCTCCATAATTGAAGACAACTTATTCTCAACTGCCCGATGTTTCGTTTCCGCCTTCTGTCTTCTATCATATTCAGAAAGCCACTTACGCTGCGAAAAGTACAGGAATACCATCAACAAAAATGCTAAGGCAATACCAATTAAGGCCGTGGAATTTCTAACTTCTTGCACGGCTTCCTCAACGTTAAACAAAGGCACACTCACCGATATTAACCAATTGGCATTTATCTCGTTCAATTGTATCGGTTGATAAACCCGAACAACAGGAACTTGAAGAAAATCAGAAACAACCTCGGCTTGATATTTTTCACCCGAATTAAGCACCCTTTTCACATTGTTGCTATCGCTCATGCTGTTTATTGCTGCTCCAATTCTTTTTTCATCGGGATGAATAATACAATAGCCTTCAGAAGATATAATTGAAACATAAGCTCGTCCTAAAGATTGCTCATCGTAAAAATGTTGTTGAAAATTAAATAAGTCGATATCAAGACCAAAAGCGCCCACAAGATTCCCTTTTATCCTAACAGGCATAACAATAGAAACCAACAAACTGCTATCCTGGGATAAGTAAGGTGGAGAAACAAACTCATTCCCCTTTAACTGCAAATTCTTAAATAATGCTTTTCGACTTGTATCAATTTCTTTTTTACTCACGCCTTCTACAGTATGCGTAAAAAACAACCCCTCTTTCAATCTTTCAACACCGATAAACCAACACGAATACAAATCATTTCTTCCAATCAATACCCCCTCTAATTGTTCACTTATCGTAGGGAATTGAATGCCATTGACCTTAATAATCTCCTCAAGAGTCTTTCCAACCTCAGTTGAAAACTGGTAATTATCCTTCAGCTTGTTCTTAACGATCAAAAAGCTGTTCTGAGCCTTTGATACCGCCAAATCAACACTCATATTACGAGCTGTTTGTGACATTTTTTCGCCTATCAAATAAGCAACGATCACAAAAGTTACAATAATAACAATACCGACTTGTACAATGGATTTATTACGCCGTTTCATTGGGAATTTTTCTATAAATATTGTGCAAAGCTATGAAATATACACATGGAAATCTTTATAATAAAACGATTATTGTCTTATGTTTTTCTTTATAAAAACTTTGTGATTTACTTTGCACGAATTAAAAACGACTAATTGCTCAAGAATGATAGATTTCAAAATAAACGAAGATAAGTGTATCTCTTGTGGGTTGTGTGCTCAGGATTGTCCCGTTGGAATTATTGATATGAATCCAAAACCCAGCATCCGTAAATCGAGAGAAAAACTATGCCTTAAATGTCAGCATTGTCTGGCTATTTGTCCCACTGCTGCGGTATCGATTTTGGGAAACAAACCTGAAGACAGCTTATCTGCAGATGGTGAACGCCCCACTTATGAAGGAATGACTCGATTGATTAAAACGCGTCGGTCAATTAGAAAATACCTGCACGAAGATTTGGATCAGCATCTTATTCAAGAGCTCCTGGAAACAACGGCATTCGCTCCAACAGGTCACAATTATAACACAGTACACTTCACCCTTATTGATAAAAGAGAAGAATTAGAATTGTTTCGGGATAAAATTTATGCGGCCATTAAAAAAGCAGGTGAAGCCAAAACCCTTTTGCCTCAATTCGAATTCCTGTATGCCATTCAAAAAGTTTGGGAAAATAATAAGGTTGATGTTATCTTTAGAAATGCACCCCATCTCCTGATCGCATCAGCACCGAAGAAAAATTCATCACCACTACCCGATTGTCTGATTGCTCTCTCATATTTCGAACTGTTAGCTAATAGTCACGATATCGGCACCTTGTGGAATGGAATGTTGACTTGGGTCTTAAATGATATTGATCCAAGCATAGCTGAACAAATCGGTGTCCCTAAGGATTATACCGTTGGATATGGGATGGTTTTTGGAAAATCAGCCGTGAAATACCCTCGAGCCATTCAATCCGAAGGTTTGAGTATAAATCGTGTGAATTTGAAAAAGAACTAAATCTTCTTTATCATTAAGAGATTCACGATTTCTCAAAGCTTTTCCTATTTTTGCAAGAAATAAAACTCAAAAACATCATGATTAAAAATATTCCCAATATAAAACACACCGAATCAGGCAACTTCTTTCTTTTAGCTGGTCCCTGTGCTATCGAAGGTGAAGAAATTGCAATGCAAATTGCTGAACGTATCGTTGAGATTACAAACAAGCTCGAAATTCCTTTCATTTTTAAAGGCTCATACCGAAAAGCCAACCGTTCCCGTTTGGATTCATTTGCAGGTATTGGGGATGAAAAAGCTTTAAAAATCCTAAAAAAGGTCAGCGATACTTTTGGCGTACCAACTGTAACCGATATTCACTCAGCTGAAGAAGCGGCCATGGCTGCCCAATATGTTGATGTACTACAAATTCCGGCTTTTCTTTGTCGCCAGACTGATTTATTAGTCGCTGCTGCTAAAACAGGAAAAGTTGTGAATATTAAGAAAGGACAATTTCTTTCTGCAGAATCAATGAAATTTGCTGTTAACAAGGTTAGAGAAATGGGTAACGATCAGGTTATTTTGACTGACCGTGGTAATATGTTTGGTTATCAGGATATGATTGTAGACTATCGTGGAATTCCAACAATGCAAGAAAATAATTGCCCTGTTGTATTAGATATCACTCACTCATTACAGCAACCTAACCAAACTTCTGGTGTAACGGGTGGACGACCTGATTTAATTGAAACTGTGGCTAAAGCAGGTATTGCTGTTGGTGTTGATGGTATCTTTATTGAAACCCATCCTGATCCTGCCAATGCAAAATCTGATGGCGCAAATATGCTACACCTGGATTACCTTGAAGATTTATTAACCAAACTGGTTGCAATCCGTAAGGTTATCAATCAATTTTAAGGAACATCCTCATTTATAAAATTTCAAATCCCTTGTAAGCATAAAACTTACAAGGGATTTTTCGTCTTTATCATCCCCAAAAGCAATGATACAACGAAATTGCTTTACTTAACATACGTCGCCATTCAAACCATTCGACATTTAAGTTCCCAAGATCTAATAGGGTTGACGCTTCACATAGCTAGTATGTAAAAGCTCATGCGATTTATGACTCAAAGGCTTCTCTAAAAATTCCTTATAGATCTGAGTAATTTCAGGATTTTCATGAGATTTTCTAAGGGTCAGTGATAAATCTTCTGAATAAATTGCATCCATACGTTTCTGACGGATTTCATTATCAACAGGGAAAGGTTGACCTCCTCCTCCAAGACAACCACCGGGACACGCCATAATTTCAATGAAATGATAATAGCGATCTCCCCTATCTATAGCTTCCATTAACTGATGGGCATTTTCCAAACCATTGGTTATAGCACACTTCAATTCTACTCCTTCAAGGAAATTCCATTCAGGAAGCACATTTTCAATTAAAACAACGGCTTCTTTCACACCATCCAAACCGCGAACGGGTTTAATTTCCAAATTCGCAAAAGGTACTTCACGCCCCGTAACGATCTCATAAGCTGTACGTAAAGCAGCTTCCATCACACCTCCTGTAGCTCCAAAAATAACCCCTGCGCCGGAACCAATTCCCATAATGGAATCGTAATTTTCCTCATTCAACTGATCAAACTCAATACCAGCCTGCTTAATCATAACCGCCAACTCCCGGGTTGTCAAAACAAAATCAACATCTTTAAAACCACTATCCTTCATTTCGGGTCGATTCGCCTCATATTTTTTAGCTGTGCAAGGCATAATTGAAACTGAGACAATATTAGCGGGGTTCACATCAATATTCTTTGCATAATAGGTTTTAGCCAATGCTCCAAACATTTGCTGTGGCGATTTACAAGTGGACAAATTAGGCAGATACTGCGGGTATTTATGCTCGATATATTTCAC
It encodes:
- the kdsA gene encoding 3-deoxy-8-phosphooctulonate synthase yields the protein MIKNIPNIKHTESGNFFLLAGPCAIEGEEIAMQIAERIVEITNKLEIPFIFKGSYRKANRSRLDSFAGIGDEKALKILKKVSDTFGVPTVTDIHSAEEAAMAAQYVDVLQIPAFLCRQTDLLVAAAKTGKVVNIKKGQFLSAESMKFAVNKVREMGNDQVILTDRGNMFGYQDMIVDYRGIPTMQENNCPVVLDITHSLQQPNQTSGVTGGRPDLIETVAKAGIAVGVDGIFIETHPDPANAKSDGANMLHLDYLEDLLTKLVAIRKVINQF
- a CDS encoding histidine kinase codes for the protein MKRRNKSIVQVGIVIIVTFVIVAYLIGEKMSQTARNMSVDLAVSKAQNSFLIVKNKLKDNYQFSTEVGKTLEEIIKVNGIQFPTISEQLEGVLIGRNDLYSCWFIGVERLKEGLFFTHTVEGVSKKEIDTSRKALFKNLQLKGNEFVSPPYLSQDSSLLVSIVMPVRIKGNLVGAFGLDIDLFNFQQHFYDEQSLGRAYVSIISSEGYCIIHPDEKRIGAAINSMSDSNNVKRVLNSGEKYQAEVVSDFLQVPVVRVYQPIQLNEINANWLISVSVPLFNVEEAVQEVRNSTALIGIALAFLLMVFLYFSQRKWLSEYDRRQKAETKHRAVENKLSSIMESTDQIMIFSVDRDFHYTSFNSVYQKDILEKEGVRVVPGDNALEVYRADVRELMRKSFERAIQGEHFLIEYERNQQHYQQIFNAIFDEDNIVIGFSSFRFDISETVELRKRANQEEEEKVKAQLKNIKNQINPHFLFNSLNSLYALVETEPRLARKFVLKLSKVYRYLLDQNNSSLIDLKQELDFMKHYIFLQKIRFGENLSLDCDIPDRYMSSRLPSVSLQSLVENAIKHNIVTSEKPLLITMRIENDELVVANTYQLRSDVGASTGTGLKTLNALYAFLGKEQPKYGVEGNLFVVRLPLIS
- a CDS encoding nitroreductase family protein, with translation MIDFKINEDKCISCGLCAQDCPVGIIDMNPKPSIRKSREKLCLKCQHCLAICPTAAVSILGNKPEDSLSADGERPTYEGMTRLIKTRRSIRKYLHEDLDQHLIQELLETTAFAPTGHNYNTVHFTLIDKREELELFRDKIYAAIKKAGEAKTLLPQFEFLYAIQKVWENNKVDVIFRNAPHLLIASAPKKNSSPLPDCLIALSYFELLANSHDIGTLWNGMLTWVLNDIDPSIAEQIGVPKDYTVGYGMVFGKSAVKYPRAIQSEGLSINRVNLKKN
- a CDS encoding zinc-dependent metalloprotease, translated to MSLNTHTLKKTLAVAIMTTCILGGMQEQTHATILNQEQSETGILKFLKKKNKKADNEDAKVTEEKKSTLKKYDEVITSDAISQKGVIDIHRVKKDYFFELDKSLLGRDFLLVNKISKVPTEINELGFNKGINYQNLLIKFELDTILKKVWVKTYKAAYSSKEGDAITKSFEDNYISSIRESFDLACLGKDSTSYVFKVNKVFDGSEKSLNDLFGILGMPGSAVSKLSKINEVKSFPENAIIKSLLTTKAEGITVSIEVTSNIVLLNEKPMKPRFADKRVGFFSTKHFYFNDDQQALENRELVNRWRLEPKKEDVEKYLAGELVEPQKQIVYYIDPSTPKQWRQAIKDGINDWQVAFEQAGFKNAIIAKDAPINDPDFDGDDVRYSMVTYAASSQANAMGPSVVDPRSGEIIEADIIWWHNVMTALQSWIRIQTGAIDPKARANKFENEHMAHAIRFVSSHEVGHTLGLMHNMGASYAYPVDSLRSKTYTERMGGTAPSIMDYARFNYVAQPEDGVENITPQIGVYDIFAIGWAYKWNNKTNPWDELNDQSVMIRKHETDPLYHYGPQQDGKNTIDPSAQSEDLGDNSMKASRYGLKNLKRIVPQVENWTYEEGQDYEKAGKMMMGIIGQWFTYANHVVTNVGGIYLDQPVYGEQKAAYTHVEKAKQKDAIKYLIDEVIDIPEWLTKSEIYKKTYPIKESPIGDIEYAPTTLFRDLHARIFYSLLQKERLLRMLENEAVNGNKAYTVANMLNDLHQGIFKKTIKGYKLNVYDRQSQKNYIDALIITQNKAMEKTTKKSLHSDCSCSLHHHMPVLCDYSVRTVDMFEDEKAVGDDTRNFNRNLVYATMNRVSDAVSMKRGELMKIRSLLKKRLTIKDEATRYHYTDLILRIEEALNMK